One window of Cryobacterium arcticum genomic DNA carries:
- a CDS encoding LysR family transcriptional regulator: MTRRSSGITLQQLHYFIEVAAEGSITAAADMLYVAQPTMSVAMKDLETRVGRALLVRSARGITLTTDGAEFLGYARQVVEQVALLEQRYLGRPPSRRLLGVSTQHYSFAVDAFVRMVKGTEGAEYEFSLRETRTWDIIEDVRTLRSELGILYRNDFNRNVIDKLLRDSGLAFRPLFVAEPHIFISRKNPLASRGRVTLADLADLPRLTFDQGANNSFYLAEEILSTLSSKREIRVSDRATIFNLMIGLDGYTISTGIISDDLDPEIVSVPLDVDERIEIGWIGHSAIPLTEQAQRYLAEVRAVVAGFGVALLG; encoded by the coding sequence ATGACCAGGCGTTCGAGCGGCATTACGCTGCAGCAGCTCCACTACTTCATCGAGGTCGCCGCGGAGGGGTCGATCACCGCGGCAGCCGACATGCTCTATGTCGCCCAGCCGACCATGTCCGTAGCGATGAAAGACCTCGAGACCCGGGTGGGCCGCGCCCTCCTTGTCCGCTCCGCTCGCGGGATCACGCTCACCACCGATGGTGCGGAGTTCCTCGGGTACGCCAGGCAGGTCGTCGAGCAGGTAGCGCTGCTCGAACAGCGCTACCTCGGCCGGCCGCCGTCGCGGCGTCTGCTCGGTGTGTCGACGCAGCACTACTCGTTCGCGGTCGATGCGTTCGTCCGGATGGTCAAAGGCACCGAGGGGGCCGAATACGAGTTCTCGCTGCGTGAGACTCGCACGTGGGACATCATCGAGGATGTGCGCACGCTCCGCAGCGAGCTGGGCATCCTCTACCGCAACGACTTCAACCGGAACGTCATCGACAAACTGCTCCGGGACTCCGGGCTCGCATTCCGCCCGCTCTTCGTCGCCGAGCCGCACATCTTCATCTCCCGGAAGAACCCACTCGCGTCCCGAGGCCGCGTGACCCTCGCTGATCTCGCCGACCTGCCGAGGCTCACCTTCGACCAGGGGGCCAACAACTCGTTCTACCTCGCCGAGGAAATCCTTTCCACGTTGTCGAGCAAGCGGGAGATCCGCGTCTCCGACCGGGCGACGATCTTCAACCTCATGATCGGGCTCGACGGCTACACGATCTCGACGGGCATCATCAGCGACGACCTCGACCCGGAGATTGTCTCCGTCCCACTCGACGTTGACGAACGCATCGAGATCGGCTGGATCGGCCATTCCGCGATTCCCCTCACCGAACAAGCACAGCGATACCTCGCTGAGGTGCGGGCTGTGGTCGCCGGTTTCGGCGTGGCGCTACTGGGCTAG
- a CDS encoding DUF1852 domain-containing protein: MANEFTFSITTTRFDEDYAPSSSSRATTNFANLARGEHRQQNLRNALTMIDRRFNDLAHWDNPTRDRYTVELDIVSVEVQFAAAGEDQRFPLLEILDIQVVDLRTAERRHGIAGNNFSSYLRDFDFSVLLPAVNKDATTFTVPDDFGNLHGLLFQHFLDSAAYQERFPAAPVICVSVSTTKTYRRTENFHPVLGVEYRQEEFSLTDEYFGRMGLTVRYFMPIGAVAPLAFYFRGDLLNDYSNLQLIGTISTMETFQKIYRPELYNANSAAASVYRPSLEHQDYSRTQIAYDRVERNELALKQGKYTEEHFVTPHRAVLEHWAANHPTPVR, translated from the coding sequence ATGGCGAACGAATTCACGTTCAGCATCACCACCACCCGCTTTGACGAGGACTACGCGCCGTCGAGCAGTTCCCGAGCCACCACGAACTTCGCCAATCTGGCCCGGGGCGAGCACCGTCAGCAGAACCTGCGGAACGCCCTGACCATGATCGACCGCCGGTTCAACGACCTCGCGCATTGGGACAACCCGACACGGGACCGCTATACCGTCGAACTCGACATCGTCTCCGTCGAGGTGCAGTTCGCCGCGGCAGGAGAGGATCAGCGCTTCCCGCTGCTTGAGATCCTCGACATCCAGGTTGTCGACCTGCGCACCGCCGAACGTCGCCACGGTATTGCGGGGAACAACTTCTCGTCCTATCTACGTGACTTCGACTTCAGCGTGCTGCTCCCGGCGGTCAACAAGGACGCGACGACATTCACTGTCCCCGACGATTTCGGCAATCTGCACGGCCTGCTCTTCCAACATTTCCTCGACTCCGCCGCGTACCAGGAACGTTTCCCGGCGGCGCCCGTGATCTGCGTCAGTGTGTCGACGACCAAGACCTATCGTCGCACCGAGAACTTCCACCCGGTCCTCGGCGTCGAGTATCGGCAGGAGGAGTTCTCGCTGACCGACGAGTACTTCGGACGGATGGGATTGACGGTCCGATACTTCATGCCGATCGGCGCTGTCGCGCCGCTCGCGTTCTACTTCCGCGGCGACCTGCTCAATGACTACTCCAACCTGCAACTGATCGGCACGATCAGCACGATGGAGACGTTCCAGAAGATCTATCGACCGGAGCTCTACAACGCGAACTCGGCCGCCGCGAGCGTCTACCGACCGAGCCTGGAGCACCAGGACTATTCGCGGACACAGATCGCCTACGATCGCGTCGAGCGCAATGAGCTCGCGCTCAAGCAGGGAAAGTACACGGAGGAACACTTCGTGACGCCGCACAGGGCAGTGCTGGAACACTGGGCCGCCAACCACCCCACTCCGGTCCGATGA
- a CDS encoding methionine synthase — MNAVLPTSIVGSLPKPSWLAEPETLWSPWKMQGAALVEGKQDALRIAVQEQRQHGMDIVSDGEQSRQHFVTTFIEHLTGVDFEQRETVRIRNRYDASVPTVVGAVSRERPVFVEDAKFLRRQTDQPIKWALPGPMTMIDTLYDRHYKSREKLAWEFAKILNQEAKELEAAGVDIIQFDEPAFNVFHDEVQDWGVATLERATEGLRAETAVHICYGYGIKANTDWKATLGPEWRQYEKSFPLLQQSTIDIVSLECHHSRVPMDLIELIRGKKVMLGAIDVASETIETPQEVADTLRKALTFVDPDKLLPSTNCGMAPLPRKVAVEKMSALAAGADIIREELAAARA; from the coding sequence GTGAACGCTGTCCTCCCCACCTCAATCGTCGGCAGCCTGCCGAAGCCGTCCTGGCTCGCCGAGCCGGAAACCCTCTGGTCTCCGTGGAAAATGCAGGGTGCTGCGCTGGTCGAGGGCAAGCAGGATGCCCTGCGCATCGCAGTCCAGGAGCAGCGCCAACACGGCATGGACATCGTCAGCGACGGAGAGCAGTCCCGCCAGCACTTTGTCACAACGTTCATCGAGCATCTCACCGGGGTTGATTTCGAGCAGCGCGAGACCGTTCGAATCCGCAATCGATATGACGCGAGCGTGCCGACCGTCGTGGGTGCCGTGAGCCGCGAAAGGCCCGTATTCGTGGAGGACGCCAAGTTCCTCCGCCGGCAGACCGATCAGCCGATCAAGTGGGCGCTCCCCGGCCCGATGACGATGATCGATACGCTCTACGACCGCCACTACAAGAGCCGAGAGAAGTTGGCCTGGGAGTTCGCGAAGATCCTCAACCAGGAGGCGAAGGAACTCGAGGCGGCGGGGGTCGACATCATCCAGTTCGACGAGCCCGCATTCAACGTCTTCCACGACGAGGTTCAGGACTGGGGGGTAGCCACGCTGGAAAGGGCGACGGAAGGCCTGCGCGCGGAAACAGCGGTGCACATCTGTTACGGCTATGGGATCAAGGCCAACACCGACTGGAAGGCGACGCTCGGGCCGGAATGGCGCCAGTATGAAAAATCGTTCCCGCTCTTGCAACAATCCACCATCGACATCGTTTCGCTGGAGTGCCATCACTCCCGCGTGCCGATGGACCTCATCGAGCTCATCCGTGGCAAGAAGGTCATGCTCGGGGCCATCGACGTGGCGAGCGAGACGATCGAGACCCCCCAGGAGGTCGCCGACACCCTCCGGAAGGCACTCACCTTCGTCGATCCGGACAAGCTCCTCCCGAGCACGAACTGCGGCATGGCGCCACTGCCCAGGAAGGTCGCAGTCGAGAAGATGAGCGCGCTGGCTGCGGGTGCGGACATCATTCGTGAGGAGCTCGCTGCCGCACGGGCCTAA
- a CDS encoding helix-turn-helix transcriptional regulator has translation MSNQDEIREFLASRRAKITPEQAGLPAYGGNNRRVSGLRREEVAMLAGVSVDYYTRLERGNFGGVSESVLAAIARALQLDDAEREHLFDLARANLSLRPARRRPAQQRVRPTVQRILDAMTDVPAFVRNNRRDLLAANRLGFAVYSEVYADGAQPVNTARFLFLNPRAQTFFLDWPGAATDMVASLRSEVGKDPHDRGLSDLIGELSTRSQEFSTLWAKHNVRHHVSGTKGIHHPVVGDLQLTFESMDLPADPGLALIVYGTEPGSASHDALSMLSSWDATQIQGATPQDAIMSDGA, from the coding sequence GTGAGCAACCAGGATGAGATCCGTGAATTTCTGGCCAGTCGGCGCGCGAAGATCACCCCGGAGCAGGCGGGGCTACCGGCCTACGGCGGCAACAACCGACGGGTCAGCGGCCTCCGCCGCGAAGAGGTCGCCATGCTCGCCGGCGTGAGCGTGGACTATTACACGCGGCTGGAACGCGGCAACTTCGGCGGCGTCTCCGAGAGCGTTCTCGCTGCCATCGCCCGTGCGCTCCAACTCGACGACGCCGAACGCGAGCACCTGTTCGACCTCGCCCGCGCCAATCTCTCCCTGCGACCGGCCCGCCGGCGCCCCGCTCAGCAGCGGGTGCGGCCCACCGTGCAGCGCATCCTCGACGCCATGACGGATGTGCCGGCCTTCGTGCGCAACAACCGGCGCGACCTCTTGGCGGCTAACCGGCTCGGCTTCGCCGTCTACTCCGAGGTCTACGCCGACGGGGCGCAGCCGGTGAACACCGCCCGGTTCCTGTTCCTCAACCCGCGAGCACAGACATTCTTCCTGGACTGGCCCGGCGCGGCGACCGACATGGTCGCGAGCCTCCGCAGCGAAGTCGGCAAGGACCCACACGACCGCGGACTATCCGACCTGATCGGCGAGCTGTCCACCCGCAGTCAGGAGTTCAGCACCCTGTGGGCCAAGCACAACGTGCGCCACCACGTCAGCGGCACCAAGGGCATTCACCACCCGGTCGTGGGCGACCTGCAACTGACCTTCGAGTCGATGGATTTGCCCGCCGACCCGGGCCTGGCCCTCATCGTCTACGGTACCGAGCCCGGTTCAGCCAGCCACGATGCCCTCAGCATGCTCAGCAGCTGGGATGCCACCCAGATCCAAGGTGCCACACCGCAAGACGCGATAATGAGCGACGGGGCCTGA
- a CDS encoding SDR family oxidoreductase, with protein MSGTVLIIGATGSVGRHVVAEAVRQGYNVRALVRDASRAGRLDPAASIVVGELSRPDTLTNAVAGIDAVVFTHGSAYGDAAAAEAVDYGAVKNVLQALGERPVRIALMTAIGVTRRGKTHDWKRRSERLVRASGHAYTIVRPGWFDYNNEDQLEITLLQGDTRHAGSAADGVIARHQIARVLVASLSSAAADHLTFELVAEHGPAPASLEPIFQALDKDPDGSLDGVRDQPNQPLDAEPATVRRDLSAPES; from the coding sequence ATGAGCGGCACCGTACTCATCATCGGAGCGACCGGGAGCGTCGGCCGGCACGTCGTCGCCGAAGCGGTTCGCCAGGGCTATAACGTCCGGGCCCTCGTGCGCGACGCATCTCGGGCCGGCCGACTCGACCCCGCCGCCAGCATCGTGGTCGGCGAACTATCCCGGCCCGACACCCTCACGAACGCCGTTGCCGGTATCGACGCCGTTGTCTTCACCCACGGAAGCGCCTACGGTGATGCGGCAGCGGCCGAAGCCGTGGATTACGGCGCCGTGAAGAACGTGCTGCAGGCCCTCGGCGAGCGGCCGGTGCGGATCGCGCTGATGACGGCGATCGGTGTGACCCGGCGGGGAAAGACCCACGACTGGAAGCGGCGCAGCGAACGCTTGGTGCGCGCAAGCGGCCACGCGTACACGATCGTGCGGCCCGGCTGGTTCGACTACAACAACGAGGACCAGCTCGAGATCACGCTGCTCCAGGGAGACACCCGCCATGCCGGTAGCGCCGCAGACGGCGTCATCGCGCGCCACCAGATCGCCCGCGTTCTCGTCGCCAGCCTCTCCTCCGCTGCCGCCGACCACCTCACCTTCGAACTCGTGGCCGAACACGGACCCGCCCCAGCCTCCCTTGAACCGATCTTCCAGGCGCTGGACAAGGACCCCGACGGTTCCCTGGACGGGGTGAGGGACCAACCGAACCAGCCCCTCGACGCGGAGCCGGCCACAGTGCGCCGGGACCTGAGCGCGCCGGAATCCTGA
- a CDS encoding nuclear transport factor 2 family protein: MPSTPHTPLDVVEEITRDFLAQREAMVDADVSRLGSLLTEDFTLTHMTGYQQSRAEWLDDIATGQMTYHSIRNVDITPVVTAASVTLTARCHTHATIWGTEGTWPLQLRIDFVRTSVGWAAKRTVASTW; this comes from the coding sequence ATGCCCAGCACGCCACACACACCTCTAGATGTCGTCGAAGAAATCACCCGCGACTTCCTGGCTCAGCGTGAGGCGATGGTCGATGCGGATGTCAGCAGGCTCGGCTCGCTGCTGACCGAGGACTTCACCCTCACGCACATGACCGGTTACCAGCAGAGCAGGGCCGAATGGCTCGACGACATTGCCACCGGGCAGATGACGTACCACTCGATCCGCAATGTCGACATCACCCCTGTCGTCACGGCGGCGTCGGTGACGCTGACCGCGCGCTGTCACACCCACGCCACGATCTGGGGGACCGAAGGAACCTGGCCGCTTCAATTGCGCATCGACTTCGTGCGCACCTCCGTGGGATGGGCCGCCAAACGTACTGTCGCAAGCACCTGGTGA
- a CDS encoding MFS transporter, whose amino-acid sequence MTPTPSAVRHKGAILTIILVSYFMILLDNSVIFTALPSLESDLGLSSAELAWVQDAYTLVFGGFLLLGARAGDILGRRRVFVVGLVVFAVASLLISVAPTGWWVIAARALQGIGAAVVAPSALSLLTASFEGRERSRAVAWYAATAGIGASAGMLIGGAAASWFSWRAGFIINVPIGLAMILLAPRFLPETPKAPGRFDVTGAVTSTLGVGALVFALLHGAEAGWAAALTIVSGLLAVVLLVTFVIAESRAAQPIMPLRLFRSWERSGAYLVRLLYLGAMIGFFFFTTQYLQGVLGFTPLQAGMAFLPMTLVNFAVALAIPRLVDRLGNVWPLLAGLLLTLGGMIWLAQLGPATAYVSGIAFPMVLIGAGQGLAFAPMTSMGIAGAAPSDAGAASGIVNTFHQVGMSLGLGILVAVATRAGTTGSGEASDPLEQQVSAALTAGSALLALAVLVAVVASVADHRSAHCGASAAPPRAAVALDSNEIPALANEH is encoded by the coding sequence ATGACCCCGACACCCTCAGCCGTCCGTCACAAGGGCGCAATTTTGACGATCATTCTTGTCAGCTACTTCATGATCCTGCTCGACAATTCAGTGATCTTCACCGCCCTGCCCAGTCTCGAATCGGACCTCGGCTTGTCCTCAGCGGAACTGGCTTGGGTGCAAGATGCCTACACGCTGGTGTTCGGCGGATTCCTGCTCCTCGGCGCTCGGGCTGGTGACATTCTCGGCCGGAGACGGGTGTTCGTCGTCGGGCTGGTCGTTTTCGCCGTGGCATCCCTTTTGATCTCGGTAGCCCCGACGGGATGGTGGGTGATTGCAGCGCGTGCTCTGCAGGGCATCGGTGCGGCCGTCGTAGCGCCGTCAGCGTTGTCGCTGCTGACGGCGAGCTTCGAGGGGCGCGAGCGCTCCCGCGCGGTTGCCTGGTACGCGGCCACGGCCGGAATCGGCGCCAGCGCCGGGATGCTGATCGGCGGTGCCGCGGCATCCTGGTTCTCCTGGCGAGCGGGATTCATCATCAACGTGCCGATCGGTCTCGCCATGATTCTCCTGGCCCCCCGGTTCCTCCCGGAAACCCCGAAGGCACCCGGAAGATTCGACGTCACAGGCGCAGTAACCTCGACCCTCGGCGTCGGTGCGCTCGTGTTCGCTCTTCTGCACGGTGCTGAAGCCGGCTGGGCCGCTGCCCTGACCATCGTCTCCGGCCTGCTCGCCGTCGTGCTGCTCGTGACCTTCGTGATCGCGGAATCACGCGCCGCCCAGCCGATCATGCCTTTGCGGCTGTTCCGCAGCTGGGAACGCAGCGGAGCCTACCTGGTTCGGCTGCTCTATCTCGGTGCCATGATCGGATTCTTCTTCTTCACCACCCAGTACCTGCAAGGCGTGCTCGGCTTCACTCCGCTGCAGGCCGGCATGGCGTTCCTGCCCATGACGCTGGTGAACTTCGCCGTCGCGTTGGCGATTCCGCGGCTCGTTGACCGGCTCGGCAACGTCTGGCCCCTTCTGGCGGGTCTGCTGCTCACCCTGGGCGGGATGATCTGGCTCGCCCAGTTGGGTCCGGCCACCGCGTACGTCAGCGGGATCGCATTCCCGATGGTGTTGATCGGCGCTGGGCAAGGACTGGCGTTCGCGCCGATGACCTCGATGGGAATCGCCGGGGCCGCTCCGTCGGATGCCGGCGCAGCATCCGGGATCGTCAACACTTTCCACCAGGTCGGCATGTCACTGGGACTGGGCATCCTCGTCGCGGTTGCCACCAGAGCTGGCACTACCGGTTCGGGTGAGGCCAGCGATCCTCTGGAACAGCAGGTCTCCGCCGCCCTCACGGCCGGAAGTGCGCTGCTCGCCCTCGCCGTGCTCGTGGCGGTCGTCGCCAGTGTGGCCGACCACAGGTCAGCCCATTGCGGGGCATCCGCAGCACCGCCGCGGGCCGCTGTCGCCCTGGACTCCAACGAAATCCCCGCGCTTGCAAACGAGCACTAG
- a CDS encoding AMP-binding protein, whose protein sequence is MSRVSFAQVFADLAQVSPDRVLVTADEGTLTAGQLHRGSNRWARDLAAHGVGRNDLVSVALPNGLLFIEVCVAIWKLGATPQPLSPKLPAETRSAIIEVAGSVLLVDADYRPDLSFGDDDLPDAWADSWKAPTSSGSTGTPKIVRAAAPALIDPSQPVAAFIPQQAVQLVSGPLFHSATFTYAFRGLMTGHTLVVLPRFDERRVLEAITEHRVSWLLLVPTMMHRIRRLPAVDRDRADLRSIETLLHLGAPCAPDLKRFFCDWLGAERIIEVYAGTESSGLTMIRGDEWLDHPGSVGRPIGGSRFEVRDVDGAPCPPDVVGEVWMTRSGGPSYQYLGAPDRRVDGWDSLGDLGYLDADGYLYVLDRRDDLIITGGENVYPAEVERVLEQHPLVRSAVAYGVPDDDLGQRVEAVVDIGGATFSTAHDASTGTEQLASEMLGWCRERLEPTKRPRAIRVATEPLRNDAGKANRSTFGP, encoded by the coding sequence ATGAGCCGGGTCTCTTTTGCTCAGGTCTTCGCCGACCTCGCCCAGGTATCGCCGGACCGAGTTCTGGTCACCGCCGACGAGGGAACCCTCACCGCGGGGCAGCTCCACCGCGGCAGCAACCGGTGGGCCCGCGACCTTGCCGCGCACGGCGTCGGTCGAAACGACCTCGTCAGTGTGGCGCTTCCTAACGGTCTGCTCTTCATCGAGGTGTGCGTCGCGATCTGGAAGCTCGGTGCCACCCCGCAGCCGCTGTCGCCAAAGCTGCCGGCCGAGACCCGCTCCGCGATCATCGAGGTGGCCGGTTCAGTTCTGCTGGTCGACGCCGACTACCGCCCGGACCTGTCGTTCGGCGACGACGACCTGCCGGATGCCTGGGCCGACAGCTGGAAGGCCCCCACCTCATCGGGGAGCACCGGCACACCCAAGATCGTGCGGGCCGCAGCACCCGCGCTCATCGACCCGAGTCAACCCGTCGCCGCGTTCATTCCGCAGCAGGCAGTGCAACTGGTCAGCGGGCCGCTGTTCCACTCGGCCACGTTCACCTACGCCTTCCGCGGGTTGATGACCGGCCACACCCTGGTCGTTCTGCCGCGCTTCGACGAGCGCCGGGTGCTCGAGGCGATCACTGAGCACCGGGTCAGCTGGCTGTTGTTGGTGCCCACGATGATGCACCGCATCCGCCGACTCCCCGCGGTGGACCGTGACCGCGCCGACCTGAGATCGATCGAGACACTGCTGCACCTCGGCGCGCCGTGCGCGCCCGACCTCAAACGTTTCTTCTGCGACTGGCTGGGCGCCGAGAGGATCATCGAGGTCTACGCGGGCACCGAATCGAGCGGGCTCACGATGATCCGCGGCGACGAGTGGCTGGACCACCCGGGCAGTGTGGGCCGGCCGATCGGCGGCTCGCGGTTCGAGGTGCGCGACGTCGATGGTGCACCCTGTCCGCCTGACGTGGTCGGCGAGGTGTGGATGACCCGCTCTGGTGGACCCAGCTATCAGTACCTCGGAGCACCGGACCGTCGCGTGGATGGTTGGGATTCCCTTGGCGATCTCGGCTACCTGGACGCGGACGGCTATCTGTATGTGCTCGACCGCCGGGACGACCTGATCATCACCGGCGGCGAGAACGTGTACCCGGCGGAGGTGGAGCGTGTATTGGAACAGCATCCGCTGGTGCGCAGCGCCGTGGCCTACGGGGTGCCCGACGACGACCTCGGCCAGCGGGTCGAGGCCGTCGTCGACATCGGCGGGGCGACATTCAGTACAGCTCATGACGCCTCCACCGGCACTGAGCAGCTTGCGTCGGAGATGCTCGGCTGGTGCCGCGAACGGCTCGAGCCCACCAAGCGGCCCCGGGCCATTCGTGTCGCGACCGAGCCGCTCCGCAATGACGCCGGCAAGGCTAACCGATCCACCTTCGGTCCCTAA
- a CDS encoding MSMEG_0565 family glycosyltransferase — translation MRVALITYSTKPRGGVVHTLALAEALAAIGVDVSVWTLGRGGDRAFFRDVDPAVTLEVVPFHPRDGESVGERILRSIDTMAAAFRPADYDVVHAQDCISANAVPGGIRTVHHLDAFTTPELIACHDRAIAQPVALICVSAAVAAEVRTGWARTPTVIPNGVDAARFVRAAGPDGSADREYWTTRLGDYILALGGIEPRKGSIDLLEAYALLRRAGEHDGVRLVFGGGETLFDYRPYRDAFDARARELAIEPVFLGTIDDPRVPGLVAGSRALGFVSTKEGFGLAAMEALAAGVPVVARDLPVLREVFGEAVRYADTPPAIAAQLAAVLSGDAPDPHRGSDLAVSHSWHTAALSHLELYRSVLAAEPA, via the coding sequence ATGCGCGTCGCCCTGATTACCTACTCCACCAAGCCGCGCGGCGGGGTGGTGCACACCCTCGCCCTCGCCGAAGCTCTCGCCGCGATCGGAGTGGACGTGAGCGTGTGGACTCTCGGCCGCGGCGGCGACCGGGCGTTCTTCCGCGACGTCGACCCGGCGGTCACCCTTGAGGTGGTGCCGTTCCATCCTCGCGACGGCGAGAGCGTGGGCGAACGGATCCTGCGCTCGATCGACACCATGGCGGCGGCATTCCGGCCCGCCGACTACGACGTCGTGCACGCGCAGGACTGCATCTCGGCGAACGCAGTGCCCGGCGGCATCCGCACCGTGCACCACCTGGACGCATTCACCACCCCCGAGCTGATTGCCTGCCATGACCGGGCGATCGCACAACCCGTTGCGCTGATCTGTGTGTCGGCAGCGGTCGCGGCCGAGGTGCGCACCGGCTGGGCCCGCACGCCCACCGTGATTCCCAACGGGGTGGATGCCGCCCGCTTCGTCCGCGCCGCCGGACCCGACGGCAGCGCCGACCGGGAATACTGGACCACGCGGTTGGGCGACTACATCCTCGCCCTTGGCGGCATCGAACCCCGCAAGGGCAGCATTGACCTGCTCGAGGCCTACGCGCTGCTGCGACGGGCCGGCGAGCACGACGGCGTGCGGTTGGTGTTCGGGGGAGGGGAGACCCTGTTCGACTACCGGCCCTACCGGGACGCCTTCGACGCCCGGGCCCGCGAGCTGGCCATTGAGCCGGTGTTCCTGGGCACCATCGACGACCCCCGTGTGCCCGGGCTCGTGGCCGGGAGCCGCGCCCTCGGCTTCGTCTCCACCAAGGAGGGCTTCGGCCTGGCGGCCATGGAAGCCCTCGCCGCCGGGGTCCCGGTCGTGGCCCGCGACCTGCCCGTGCTGCGGGAGGTCTTCGGCGAGGCGGTGCGATATGCCGACACGCCGCCGGCCATCGCCGCGCAGCTTGCGGCCGTGCTCAGCGGCGACGCGCCTGATCCGCACCGGGGGAGCGACCTGGCCGTCTCGCACAGTTGGCACACGGCCGCCCTCAGTCACCTCGAGCTGTACCGCTCGGTGCTGGCCGCGGAACCCGCATGA